DNA from Tripterygium wilfordii isolate XIE 37 chromosome 4, ASM1340144v1, whole genome shotgun sequence:
ACTAGATAGGTTACATATCCATTTTAATCCTAGTTTGATCTCCTCGAATGCAGGGGCTAACCGGATAAGTACCTAAGGGCTAAGGGCCTAAGGCATAGGTGGAGGCATGGAGCTTACTACTTATAGGCTTGTAGCCAAAGGTAATCTTAGTTTGATCTCCTTATATGTTTCAACTTTGATTAGTTTGGTTAATTGGTTTTGATACTTGTTGATTGTTGaagaattattaaatttaattttcttttgaccCTGCTACAAAAATTTTCTGGCTTCGTCCCTGCGCATGATCCACAAGACTGGCTAACAAGGGCGATTGAAAACCTCAAGAGAAGTATGAGTCAGCAGTTGAAAACAATGGAACAAAAGTGGGACCTAATTGAGATGGCACTAGGTGCAAGAGATGCAAACATGTGTGAGCCCCAAGAGGAGCTAGTGGTTCAGCAGATTCATATTGAAGAGCCCCTAGGTTCTTGGACTAtttcaaatgaaaatgaagCACTTTTGCTGGTTGACGAGAGGACCATCTGTGAAAATGTCGATAAAAAATGAATTTCATGCAAGGGTCAGCATGCGTCTCCAAAAGAAATGTAGTTGACAACAGGAAACATGATTTTAGTGAGGGAAGCTCCCTATTGAAGCCACTTCTAGTTGAAGATAGTTCCCTTGAATGTGACAATCATGACCTCATTTCCGAACGAACCAAGACTACCAACTTTGCGTGGGAAAAATGTTGGTTTCAATTTCTTATCAGATACTACTGCGACAGCTATTACTCGTGCATTGAAGGAAGGTGTGGAGCTCCCAGGTGAGAAGAATAACCTTATTTTTGTTCCAGGTAGTGATACATTGATGGAGTTCATGCTTACAAAGGAAGAAGGCATCTATGAGGGGGTGGACTTGGTTGCCAAGTGCACAAACAAGTCACTGGTGGATCATTTtccaaaaagaaattttattgaaatttcTTGTCACGATATGGACAAGACTAAAGAGGAGGTGATGGGTTGTGCTGTGGGGATCCTAGAGCATGTCCAAACTTGTAAAAGGATTGGGACCACAATTCCACAACTCGCTGAGGCAACGTATCATCATACTACCAAGGTAGTTTGCTCCGACTTGGTGAAAATTTACACTATTACTATTGCTTGGGGCATCACCTTGCCTATTCCTTATTGGTTTGGAAGGTTGGTTGCTGGACACAGTCTATTTTTTGAAACTGAAAATAGGACTTGCATTTGGCTGAGGTTATTCACTTCTCTTTCACTCTATGATGTTATGAATTGGGTTCTATTAATTGTCTTGCATGAAAATACTCTGGTGCAATCAAATAAGTATGGCCCGTTACTATGTGGTGAAAGAGAGCTGAAAATGTGTGATCCTAATCATCTTATGCAATTCTTCTGTATTATCTATCAAAAAGATGGTGATAAGGTCAAAAATTTAGGCAATCTCTACCGGACAGGTGCTGTTCAAGTGCTGGACATGAACTCAATAGTTGTCATTTACAAGGTACCCAAAGCATGTGTCACCATTGTCAATTTATGGCTTCCAAATGCATGAGTTCGCTGTAGGTCAATCTAAGTGCTTCAGGATATCTGGAACAAATAGTGCATCTGTTTCATCCTTTTGTTGGTCAAGCTATCTTGTACGCCCGTGCCTTGCTCTTGCAAAAGAACACGTACAGACTGGTTACTTGGCCCATGCACAAGTTGTCCTTCATTTATGGAGTAATTGTTCACACACACAGAAATCAAGCTCCTAACACACAGAATTCCAGCTCTAGTCTTGTCCTGAACTCAGGTGGCATCAACACAGCTTCAGTCTTCAATCTTGATAACTGATTGCAAACACAGACCACTGCCAAGCTAACTAGCAGTGACTAAGCCAGCAGAAATATAGCTTCACACTCACAGATTAAGACAAGAGCAAGAGCGAGAATCAGGAAATCACCACAGTATATTTCACAGGAACACacatatatttcattcaaaagaGTACATTGTTTTACATACAAAATACAACATTCCAGAATAAGAAACCTAGATATTTCTTCTAGATTGCTTATCTGGCAGCACTACAAGCACATATTAAAATACTATAAAACCATATGACATGGCAGTCCACACAAGCTAACACAATACAACACATGGTCAACATGACCAACTTAAACTACTAACATAACTTATGTCTAGGCTTATGTCACAGCCCTAACAATCTCCTCCTTGAGACTAAGCTTAGACATACCAGTCAACTCACAAAGATATTCAAATTTGCCCTTAGGTAAAGCCTTTGTAAATAAGTCAGCAAGTTGCTCCTCAGACTTGCAGTACACCAATTTGATCAAACCATCCTTTTGTGCTTCTCTCATAAAGTGAAATTTCACATTAATGTGTTTAGTCTTGCCATTCTGAACTAGATTCTCAGCAATGGCAATAGCAGACTTACTATCACACCTCAACACAGTAGCTTCATCCTGCACATTCCCCAAGTCTATAAGCAACTTCCTCAGCCACAAAGCATGATTAGATGTAGCAGCAGCAGCTGTATATTCAGCTTTCGCTGTTGATTGAGCTACAACTTCCTGTTTTTTTTGAACTCCAAGACATATCCCCTGAACCAAAAGAAAACATGAAACCAGTAGTACTCTTGAAATCTGTAGTACTACCAGCCCAATCACTATTCATATAACCCACAAGATCACCACCTATATCCTTCCAAAACCAAATTCCCAAATCAACAGTGCCTCTAAGGTACCTCAATACCCTTTTGGCTGCTCTATAGTGCACTTGACTTGGTGAGCTCATAAACCTTGACAACAAACTTGTAGAAAACACCAAATCTGGCCTAGTAGATGTCAAGTAAAGCAAGCTACCAATCAGGCTTCTATAAGTAGAAACATCAACCctttcatcatcttcatttaCTATAAACTTCTCATTTACAACAAGTGGAGTAGCAACTGGCTTGCATTTCTCCATCttaaatttcttcaaaatattAATTGCATATTTCTTTTGGGATAAGAAAATACCTGAGCTACTTTGATGCACTTCCATGCCTAGAAAATACTTCACCAACCCAAGATCTGTCATCTTAAATTCATGCTCCATTTGTGACTTGAACACTTCCACAACTGTAAGATCATTACTAGTTACCagaaaatcatcaacataaagtGAAAGAATAAAGTGTTCATCACCTCCTTTCAAATACAAAGTAGCCTCGTTATTGCTCCTCCTGAACCCTTGACTGAGTAGGAAAGAATCAATCCTACTATACCAGGCTCTTGGAGCCTGTTTCAAACCATAAAGTGCTTTGTTGAGCATGAGCACCAGATTTTCATTACCTGCCACTTCAAACCCTTTAGGCTTCTCAATATAAATATCTTCTTCTAACATACCACTGAGGAAAGTTGATTTCACATCCAAATGCTAAATTTTCCAGCCAAAATAAGCTGCAAGAACAATGAGGAGCTTCACTATATCATGCCTTGCTATAGGTGCAAAAGTGTCAAAATAATCCACCTCTGCTTCCTGAGCATAGCCTTTAACCACAAGTCTGGCTTTGTGTTTAAACACTGAGCCATCAGGATTCAATTTGACCTTGTAAACCCACTTGACACCAATAACATTTCTGTCCTTAGGTCTTTCAATAAGTCTCcaagtatcatttttctctATCATATCCAACTCCTCCTTCATAGCTTTCCTCCACTCATTAAACTTTGCAGCTTCAACATAGCTAGAAGGCTCCACAATCGTAACATTACATTGCTCATAAATGTCTGCCAGAGACTTCATTTTTTTAGCAGTTGAACCATTATCATCAGTATTATTAGAGTTCTCCAATTGAGAACCACTTTCTGGAGCACTACCACTGCCTGTGTTGGAAAATTGCAGAAATCCAGTTTCTTTCTCAACCTTCCTATTCTCCCAATCCCAATAGGCTAACTCATCCCCAATCACATCTCTGCTTACTGTAATTTTCTCTGTttgcaaattataaattatgtaTCCCTTGGATTGAGTAGTATAACCCAAGAAGATTCTTAACTCATCCTTTTGATCCAGTTTGCTCCTCTTTACTGAAGGAACATAACTATAACATATTGAACCAAAAATTCTCAGATGTTTGGCAGAAGGTTTTACTCCCAACCAAGCTTAAATGGGGGGTCATCTCTTCACTGAGCTAGTAGGAAGCCTATTAAGCAAATACACTGAGGTGTACACAGCTTCTACCCAAAACTGTTTTGGAAGCCTTTTACCTGCTAACATGCATCTGGCCATCTCCATAACAGTTTTGTTCTTCATCTCAGAAACCCCATTTTGATGGGGTGTATATCTCCCTATTAACTGATGAGCAATTCCCAATTCTTCACAAAATTGATCAAATGCTTCAGAATTATATTCTGTTCCATTATTAGGAACACacatatatttcattcaaaagaGTACATCGTCTTACATACAAAATACAACATTCCAAAATGAGAAACCTAGATATTTCTTCTAGATTGCTTATCTGGCAGCCTTACAAGCACATATTAAAATACTATAAAACCATATGACTGTTAAATGACTTGCATTTGtagtaaatattttatgtttatattttgGTGTATGGTAATGTGTTTTTATTGTTCTGTCCTTAGAGTAGAGGTAGTTTGGTATTTATATGTTTGTTAGGTTATGTTCTTAGTTCTCTCGTAAGAAGAGAACAACATAACATCttttgtgaaattgaagttaattgtcTAAACCCTAGACTTTGGGTTGACAGCTTGAAGTTGTTTGTTAGTGTGTGATCTGGTTGGATGTCTATTGTATGATTCTTATACCTTAtagtggtatcgaagcaggatGTTGACCTCGGGCTGTATCTCATCGTCAAGCAATGGCATCGTCGAGTGATCGAAATACGATCCCTGTCTTCAATGGCGAAGATTATGCCTCATGGAAGGTAAAGATGAAAACTTTTCTCATGTCAGAAGGGTTATGGGCCATTATCGTCCATGGGTATACAGAATCAACAGATGACAGCAAAGGAGATTGAGAGCACCAGGATTATGAATGCTAAGGCTTTGTCAAGACTTCAAAATGGGGTGGGAGGCACGATTTTCCCATGCATTATTAGAGCCTTGTAGGCCAAGGAGGCATGGGACACTCTGGCAAAAGATTTTGAAGAAGACAGTCGCACGGTGGTCATCAAGCTACAGAACTTGAGGCGAGAGTTTGAAAATCTACATATGTTAGAGGCAGAAGTTGTGAAGACTTTCTACGATAGAGTTGTATATGTGGTAAATCAAATGCAAACGTTGGGGGAGGAGGTCACAGACCAGAAAGTTGTTCAGAAGATTCTCATTAGTTTACCTGAGAGGTATGATGTTGTCGTTGCAACTATTGAAGAATCTAAAGACCTCAGTGTTTTAAAACCTGAGGAACTAGTGGGTCTCTAGAAGCCCATAAGCAGAGGAGGGAGAGACGAGGATATCAAAATCAGTCTGTTGAATCAGCTTTTCAGGCAAAGCTGAATTTCAAGGAGGAATCAAAAAGGGGAAAGCAATCTCAATGGAAAGGTACTGAAAAAGGTACTAGTTCCAGTAGTACTGTCCAAGATAAAAATGTCTCTGGTAGTGGTAAAATGTGTGATATTTGTAAGAGAGTGGGCCATATAGCAGATGATTGCTGGCACAAAGGCAAGCCACAATTCCACCATTGCAAAAGGTTTGGTCATATTCAGAAATATTGTCGttttaaaacagaaaacaagGCAAATCTTGCTAAATTTAGTTCTAGTGCAGAAGAAAATCTATTCTATGCTACACAGTCTACTTTGTCTATTAAAAATAATGTCTGGTACCTTGACTGTGGTTGCAGTAACCACATGTCTGGTAATGAAGCTCTGTTTGACTATTTCAATCATGGTGTGTCAACTATGATTAGACTGGGAAATGGTGAAGCTGTAAGCTCTAAGAGAAAAGGGAGAGTAAAAATACAAACTATTGAGGGAGTAAAGTTTATTAATGATGTTTTGTATGTTCCTGCATTGAGTAGTAATTTGTTGAGTGTGGGATAAATGATGGAACATGGATACAAGCTGGTTTTTGAAAAGGGAGGATGTCAAATTTATGATAGGAAAAATACTGAGAAAAAGTTGATGTTTGTGCCAATGAAGAATCATCGAAACTTTATGTTAGATTTCAATGATGATGAGATGGTGGCTCTCAAGACTGAAACTGAACAGAAAGGGGACACTCAATTGTGGCACAGGAGATTTTGTCATCTGAATGGTGCTGATTTGAAACTGTTGGCTGAAAAGGAGTTGGTTCTTGGGTTACCTACCATTTTATCTCAAGAAGGAGTGTATGCAAGTTGTCTTATGGGTAAGCAACACAGGAATCCTTTTCCAAAAGAAGGAGCTTGGAGAGCAGACACAGTTTTAGAATTGATTCATATAGATTTATGTGGGCCTATGCAAGTCCCCTCTGTAAATCACTGcagatattttttgatttttatagATGATTATTAACAGATGATCTGGGTTTATTTTCTAAAGGAGAAGTCCGAGACTTTCTCAGTATTTCAGGGTTTTAAAGCTCTTGTTGAGAAGGAAAGTGACA
Protein-coding regions in this window:
- the LOC119996958 gene encoding uncharacterized protein LOC119996958, with product MASSSDRNTIPVFNGEDYASWKNQQMTAKEIESTRIMNAKALSRLQNGAKEAWDTLAKDFEEDSRTVVIKLQNLRREFENLHMLEAEVVKTFYDRVVYVVNQMQTLGEEVTDQKVVQKILISLPESGSLEAHKQRRERRGYQNQSVESAFQAKLNFKEESKRGKQSQWKGTEKGTSSSSTVQDKNVSGSGKMCDICKRVGHIADDCWHKGKPQFHHCKRFGHIQKYCRFKTENKANLAKFSSSAEENLFYATQSTLSIKNNVWYLDCGCSNHMSGNEALFDYFNHGVSTMIRLGNGEAVSSKRKGRVKIQTIEGVKFINDVLYVPALSSNLLSVG